Proteins co-encoded in one Kribbella solani genomic window:
- a CDS encoding YciI family protein: MAEYLIAFDQSWVPDLTDAEFEQAGRRVTALRTEMEAAGVLIFTGGLDPDAPVVSVDASSGTPLFSDGPYAESKEHLGGFAVVDVADEAAARLWAGKIATACGWPQEVHRFQAPRRRAQ; the protein is encoded by the coding sequence ATGGCTGAGTACCTCATCGCGTTCGATCAGAGCTGGGTACCGGATCTGACCGACGCGGAATTCGAGCAGGCGGGGCGGCGGGTGACCGCGCTGCGGACGGAGATGGAGGCGGCCGGGGTGCTGATCTTCACCGGCGGACTGGACCCGGACGCGCCGGTGGTGAGCGTCGACGCCTCGAGCGGCACGCCACTGTTCAGCGACGGCCCGTACGCCGAATCCAAGGAACACCTCGGCGGATTCGCGGTCGTCGACGTCGCGGACGAGGCGGCAGCGCGACTCTGGGCCGGCAAAATCGCAACCGCCTGCGGCTGGCCCCAAGAAGTCCACCGCTTCCAGGCGCCACGCCGCCGCGCCCAGTAG
- a CDS encoding nucleoside triphosphate pyrophosphohydrolase, with amino-acid sequence MSKLVRDRIPDLIRASGAEPITHRATAPEYTHQLRAKLQEEVDEFLTADPAGAVEELADIIEVVYALAADLGATSESLDATRATKAAERGAFTTRTIWSGNR; translated from the coding sequence ATGTCCAAACTCGTCCGCGACCGCATCCCGGACCTGATCCGCGCGTCCGGCGCCGAGCCGATCACCCACCGGGCCACCGCACCCGAGTACACGCACCAACTCCGCGCCAAACTCCAGGAGGAGGTCGACGAGTTCCTGACCGCGGACCCGGCCGGCGCAGTCGAGGAGCTGGCCGACATCATCGAGGTCGTCTACGCCCTGGCCGCCGACCTGGGCGCCACCAGCGAGTCCTTGGACGCGACCCGCGCCACGAAAGCCGCCGAACGCGGTGCCTTCACCACCCGCACCATCTGGAGCGGCAACCGCTGA
- a CDS encoding class I SAM-dependent methyltransferase gives MGVRALSFGSVAEAYERYRPGYPTELLELVVAYAGAPIRTALEIGAGTGKATRLFVQGGIAVTATEPDAAMLAELRKHLPNVTTVQAAFEDLPLDSAYDLVYSAAALHWTNPDGRWDRMAALVRPGGVFASFGVPIQLAAPDLTEAVRAARAPFLDDDGVPSPDGTPADHPMQWPGTELQQSEWFTDVRQTVIPRRITMPAADYIGQLSTVSAYVLLKPADRDEVFRRILHVLPETVELNAEVQAHLAHRR, from the coding sequence ATGGGTGTGCGGGCGTTGAGTTTCGGGTCGGTGGCGGAGGCGTACGAGCGGTACCGCCCTGGGTACCCGACCGAGCTTCTCGAGCTGGTGGTGGCGTACGCCGGCGCGCCGATCCGCACCGCGCTTGAGATCGGCGCCGGGACGGGCAAGGCGACGCGGCTTTTCGTACAGGGCGGGATCGCGGTCACGGCGACTGAACCGGACGCGGCCATGCTCGCGGAGTTGCGCAAACACCTGCCGAACGTCACCACCGTGCAGGCCGCGTTCGAGGACCTGCCGTTGGATTCGGCGTACGACCTGGTGTACTCGGCCGCCGCACTGCATTGGACGAACCCGGACGGGCGCTGGGACCGGATGGCCGCACTCGTCCGGCCGGGTGGTGTCTTCGCATCGTTCGGTGTGCCGATCCAGCTGGCCGCCCCGGACCTCACGGAGGCAGTACGCGCGGCCCGTGCCCCGTTCCTCGACGACGACGGCGTCCCATCACCCGACGGCACGCCCGCGGATCACCCGATGCAGTGGCCCGGCACCGAACTCCAGCAGTCCGAATGGTTCACCGACGTCCGGCAGACGGTGATCCCCCGCCGAATCACGATGCCCGCCGCCGACTACATCGGCCAACTGTCGACAGTCTCGGCGTACGTACTCCTGAAGCCCGCCGACCGCGACGAGGTCTTCCGCCGAATCCTCCACGTCCTCCCGGAAACCGTCGAACTCAACGCCGAAGTCCAAGCCCACCTGGCCCACCGCCGCTAA
- the msrA gene encoding peptide-methionine (S)-S-oxide reductase MsrA gives MSFFTRNTAMVEPSAALPGRDTPGFAVPDDNIVLHTPQTAAAPEGFEEVWFGTGCFWGTEEIFWQLPGVYTTAVGYAGGYTPNPTYEEVCTGRTGHAEAVRIVYDPSKTTFTDLLKVFWETHDPTQGMRQGNDLGSQYRSAIYYTTDAQRTEAERTRDLYAPVIKPLGYDDITTEIAPATTFYYAEAYHQQYLHKNPNGYRCHSNTGAPFPADQQG, from the coding sequence ATGTCGTTCTTCACCCGCAACACCGCCATGGTCGAGCCGTCGGCCGCCCTGCCCGGACGGGACACGCCCGGCTTCGCCGTACCCGACGACAACATCGTCCTGCACACCCCGCAGACCGCCGCCGCACCTGAGGGCTTCGAGGAAGTCTGGTTCGGAACGGGATGTTTCTGGGGTACCGAGGAGATCTTCTGGCAACTGCCCGGGGTGTACACCACCGCCGTCGGGTATGCGGGCGGTTATACCCCGAACCCGACGTACGAGGAAGTCTGCACCGGCCGCACCGGCCACGCCGAAGCGGTCCGGATCGTGTACGACCCCAGCAAGACCACCTTCACCGACCTGCTCAAAGTCTTCTGGGAAACCCACGACCCGACCCAGGGCATGCGCCAGGGCAACGACCTCGGCTCCCAGTACCGCTCCGCGATCTACTACACCACCGACGCCCAGCGCACCGAGGCCGAACGCACCCGCGACCTGTACGCCCCCGTCATCAAACCCCTCGGCTACGACGACATCACCACCGAAATAGCCCCCGCCACCACGTTCTACTACGCGGAGGCCTATCACCAGCAGTACCTCCACAAGAACCCCAACGGCTACCGCTGCCACAGCAACACCGGCGCACCGTTTCCGGCCGACCAACAGGGCTGA
- a CDS encoding PLP-dependent aminotransferase family protein, whose translation MRYLPASTLSSLLGDWADGTGPAYRVLAERLRLLIADGRIMPGSRLPSERELTDALGVSRTTVASAYRELRDNGYLISRRGSGSVTALPTKVEPRLARHQAPWIDTAGLYDFTCAAPSAIPGISTAVASAAAEMPVHLTTPGYHPQGLPVLRAEIAAAYGERGLPTSPDQIIVTAGALAATSIAVRAFTQIGDRVLTESPTHPNSVDAIRRSGCRVVAVPMSPGGWDLPLLEATIRQTAPRAAWLVADFQNPTGFLLPAADRQQLAAAFARSRTTAIVDETLFELSLDGQEMPPPFASYDPDGVITVGSVSKSFWGGLRIGWMRVPSSLVARVLDARASLDLGAPVLEQLVVADLLRQRATLLPERRAALAQRRDALADAVARDLPSWNFRLPGGGLSLWCELPEPVGSSLVGVAQRNGALLVAGSRFSPDGGLESFVRLPFTLEVDALREGVARVAESYASVRGARPGVMIA comes from the coding sequence ATGCGCTATCTCCCCGCGAGCACCTTGTCCAGTCTGCTCGGTGACTGGGCCGACGGCACCGGCCCGGCGTACCGCGTACTGGCCGAACGGCTCCGGCTGCTGATCGCGGACGGGCGGATCATGCCCGGTTCGCGGCTGCCGAGTGAGCGCGAGCTGACCGACGCGTTGGGGGTCAGCCGGACCACGGTCGCGTCGGCGTACCGCGAGCTGCGGGACAACGGGTACCTGATCAGCCGGCGCGGTTCGGGCAGCGTCACGGCGCTGCCGACGAAGGTCGAGCCGAGGCTCGCGCGGCACCAGGCGCCATGGATCGACACCGCCGGGTTGTACGACTTCACCTGCGCGGCGCCGTCCGCGATCCCGGGGATCAGTACGGCGGTGGCGTCGGCGGCCGCGGAGATGCCGGTGCACCTGACGACGCCTGGGTACCACCCGCAGGGGCTGCCCGTGTTGCGGGCGGAGATCGCGGCGGCGTACGGCGAACGCGGCCTGCCGACCTCGCCGGATCAGATCATCGTCACCGCCGGCGCGCTCGCGGCGACGTCGATCGCGGTCCGGGCGTTCACCCAGATAGGCGATCGGGTACTGACCGAGAGCCCGACCCACCCGAACTCGGTGGACGCGATCCGGCGCAGCGGCTGCCGGGTGGTCGCCGTACCGATGTCGCCCGGTGGGTGGGACCTTCCATTGCTGGAGGCAACGATTCGGCAGACGGCGCCGCGGGCGGCGTGGCTGGTCGCGGACTTCCAGAACCCGACCGGTTTCCTGTTGCCGGCGGCGGATCGGCAGCAACTCGCGGCCGCGTTCGCGCGCAGCCGGACGACGGCGATCGTGGACGAGACGCTGTTCGAGCTGTCGCTGGACGGGCAGGAGATGCCGCCGCCGTTCGCGTCGTACGACCCGGACGGGGTGATCACGGTCGGATCGGTGAGCAAGTCGTTCTGGGGCGGGCTGCGGATCGGGTGGATGCGGGTGCCGTCCTCGTTGGTGGCGCGGGTGCTGGACGCCCGGGCGTCGTTGGACCTCGGGGCCCCGGTGCTGGAGCAGCTCGTTGTCGCGGACCTGCTGCGGCAGCGCGCCACGCTGCTGCCCGAGCGCCGGGCCGCGCTGGCGCAGCGGCGGGATGCACTCGCTGACGCGGTCGCCCGGGACCTTCCGTCGTGGAACTTCCGGTTGCCTGGCGGCGGGCTCTCGCTCTGGTGCGAACTGCCTGAGCCGGTCGGCTCCAGCCTGGTCGGCGTCGCCCAGCGCAACGGCGCGTTGCTGGTCGCCGGCTCCCGGTTCTCCCCCGACGGCGGCCTCGAATCCTTCGTCCGGCTCCCGTTCACGCTCGAAGTGGACGCGCTCCGGGAAGGCGTCGCGCGCGTCGCGGAGTCGTACGCCTCCGTGCGGGGGGCCCGGCCCGGGGTGATGATCGCCTGA
- a CDS encoding MMPL family transporter, with protein sequence MFTRLGRFVVHHPWKVIAAWVVAAIAVIAFAPTLADVTTKDQAALLPDKYESVQAQKLAADAFGQTNDATASIVVKRGAGGELTAADQAKITALAAKITSAKIDRVTAAVTGPQAVSPNKQVQIVSVGLKGLPDEQAVLDAVQKIRDVTGPALTGADLEYGVTGDAALYLDNQDAFENAFVVVGIATLILIVGLLLVIYRSPIAAFLPILTVGLVSAIAPGLIALVAKATDLHVTQDLQTILTVVLYGVGTDYILFLLFRYRERLRAGEEPKQALVDAVARVAEVIVSAAGAIVVAFSALLLAVFGGFKSLGPGLAIAVAVMAFAAITLIPAVVSLLGPKVFWPSKSWQRTPKGAMFKRLGVFTARKPAVVAAISGAVMVVLALGSLGMKVDYDAFGQLPDGTESARAIKDLQSGFPAGALNPTTVYVRSTNGTPLDPAELSTYAGKLAKVDGVGAVLPAGADGSLALLNKDRTVAQINVVLDDPPYANAALDLVDGQLRDTAHAEAPQGTTALIGGVTASYTDIRSANSRDLSVIFPVAGGLIAIILALLLRSLIAPLILMFAVVLSFFSSIGATVFVFQGAAGHAGVTFSLPIMLYLFVVAIGTDYNILMIARLREEAERGTDPRTAADLAIEHGGPSVAAAGLILAGTFSSLMLAGMALLTEMGFSVAAGIVISAFVMSIFLVPSVIALLGTRAWWPRRLKNGSAAPEERELEPVG encoded by the coding sequence GTGTTCACCAGACTCGGGCGTTTCGTCGTCCACCATCCGTGGAAAGTGATCGCCGCCTGGGTGGTCGCGGCGATCGCGGTGATCGCGTTCGCGCCGACCCTCGCGGACGTCACCACGAAGGACCAGGCGGCGCTGCTGCCGGACAAGTACGAATCCGTGCAGGCGCAGAAGCTGGCCGCGGACGCGTTCGGGCAGACCAACGACGCGACCGCCAGCATCGTGGTCAAGCGCGGCGCGGGCGGTGAACTGACCGCCGCCGACCAGGCCAAAATCACCGCGCTGGCGGCCAAGATCACCAGCGCGAAGATCGACCGCGTCACCGCCGCGGTCACCGGCCCACAAGCCGTCTCGCCGAACAAGCAGGTACAGATCGTCAGCGTCGGCCTGAAGGGACTCCCGGACGAGCAGGCGGTCCTGGATGCGGTCCAGAAGATCCGTGACGTGACCGGTCCCGCGCTGACCGGCGCCGACCTCGAGTACGGCGTGACCGGCGACGCGGCGCTGTACCTCGACAACCAGGACGCGTTCGAGAACGCTTTCGTGGTGGTCGGGATCGCCACGCTGATACTGATCGTCGGCCTGCTGCTGGTGATCTACCGCAGCCCGATCGCCGCGTTCCTGCCGATTCTCACCGTCGGTCTGGTGTCCGCGATCGCGCCCGGCCTGATCGCGCTGGTCGCGAAGGCGACGGATCTGCACGTCACCCAGGACCTGCAGACGATCCTGACCGTGGTGCTGTACGGCGTCGGCACCGACTACATCCTGTTCCTGCTCTTCCGCTACCGCGAACGGCTCCGGGCCGGCGAGGAACCGAAACAGGCCCTGGTGGACGCGGTCGCCCGCGTCGCCGAGGTGATCGTGTCGGCGGCGGGTGCGATCGTGGTCGCGTTCAGCGCGCTGCTGCTGGCCGTGTTCGGCGGGTTCAAGAGCCTCGGCCCGGGCCTCGCGATCGCGGTCGCGGTGATGGCGTTCGCGGCGATCACGCTGATCCCGGCGGTCGTGTCGCTGCTCGGCCCGAAGGTGTTCTGGCCGTCGAAGTCCTGGCAGCGGACGCCGAAGGGCGCGATGTTCAAGCGGCTCGGGGTGTTCACCGCGCGCAAGCCGGCCGTGGTCGCGGCGATCTCCGGCGCGGTGATGGTCGTACTCGCGCTCGGCTCGCTCGGGATGAAGGTCGACTACGACGCGTTCGGCCAGCTCCCGGACGGTACCGAGTCGGCGCGCGCGATCAAGGACCTGCAGTCCGGCTTCCCGGCCGGCGCGCTCAACCCGACCACCGTGTACGTACGCAGCACGAACGGCACTCCGCTGGACCCGGCCGAACTCAGCACGTACGCCGGGAAACTCGCGAAGGTCGACGGAGTCGGCGCGGTACTTCCGGCCGGGGCGGACGGCAGCCTGGCGTTGCTGAACAAGGACCGGACCGTTGCCCAGATCAACGTCGTACTGGACGATCCCCCGTACGCGAACGCCGCGCTCGACCTGGTCGACGGGCAGCTCCGGGACACGGCGCACGCCGAGGCGCCGCAAGGAACGACCGCGCTGATCGGTGGCGTGACCGCGAGCTACACCGACATCCGTTCCGCCAACAGCCGGGACCTGTCGGTGATCTTCCCGGTCGCGGGTGGGCTGATCGCGATCATCCTGGCGCTGCTGCTGCGGTCGCTGATCGCGCCGCTGATCCTGATGTTCGCGGTGGTGCTGAGCTTCTTCAGCTCGATCGGCGCGACCGTGTTCGTGTTCCAGGGCGCGGCCGGGCATGCCGGGGTGACGTTCTCGCTGCCGATCATGCTGTACCTGTTCGTCGTTGCCATCGGCACCGACTACAACATCCTGATGATCGCCCGGCTGCGCGAAGAAGCCGAACGCGGCACCGATCCACGGACCGCGGCCGACCTGGCGATCGAGCACGGTGGTCCGTCGGTGGCAGCGGCCGGGTTGATCCTGGCCGGGACTTTCTCGTCGCTGATGCTGGCCGGGATGGCGTTGCTGACCGAGATGGGCTTCTCGGTCGCGGCCGGGATCGTCATCTCCGCGTTCGTGATGTCGATCTTCCTGGTACCGAGCGTGATCGCGCTATTGGGTACCCGCGCATGGTGGCCGCGGCGCCTGAAGAACGGCTCGGCGGCTCCCGAGGAGCGTGAGCTGGAGCCGGTCGGCTGA
- a CDS encoding TetR family transcriptional regulator, whose protein sequence is MQHPTGSRDTKGDIHRAAVQLFSTQGYEKTSLREIAEQVGITKASLYYHYSSKQDLLRAIIGTFLDDISVVLSSVETIPWSPEAEQEALRAYVDVVVAHRSTGPTLLRDITAVLAAFGDDLDALIARSRRFQLWLAGPDPTAADRLRAAAAVETVGAAISTDVDLEATPAEVRAILLEAATAVLSHRGQPPPT, encoded by the coding sequence GTGCAGCACCCGACCGGTTCCCGTGACACCAAGGGCGACATCCATCGCGCCGCCGTCCAGCTGTTCTCGACCCAGGGGTACGAGAAGACCAGCCTGCGCGAGATCGCCGAACAAGTCGGCATCACCAAGGCGTCGCTCTACTACCACTACTCGTCGAAACAGGACCTGCTGCGCGCGATCATCGGCACCTTCCTGGACGACATCTCCGTGGTGCTGAGCTCGGTGGAGACGATTCCGTGGTCCCCGGAGGCGGAGCAGGAGGCACTCCGGGCGTACGTGGACGTGGTCGTCGCACACCGGAGTACCGGGCCGACACTGCTCCGCGACATCACCGCGGTGCTCGCCGCGTTCGGGGACGACCTGGACGCGCTGATCGCCCGGAGCCGCCGCTTCCAGCTCTGGCTGGCCGGCCCCGACCCGACCGCCGCCGACCGCCTCCGCGCCGCCGCCGCGGTCGAAACCGTCGGCGCCGCGATCTCAACCGACGTCGACCTCGAGGCCACCCCCGCCGAAGTCCGCGCCATCCTCCTGGAAGCCGCGACCGCGGTCCTCAGTCACCGCGGCCAACCCCCACCCACCTAG